In Desulfopila inferna, the DNA window CTGCTATTATTTATTTTATCTCTTTGTTTTTTTTAAATATTCTTTTTTTGACAATGACTTTATCAACAGCTTATTAACACCTCTTGTTGATGCTTCTTTGGAAAAAACTGTTTATAGCCTGTTCATAACTCGTTTTTAACAAAAAGAAGACAATTACCTACATCTGAATGTTCATTAAATATGAAATTATATTAATACATTATCTCTGTTTTGCACATTTGAACCGCTATAATAACAATAATATAAAAGATAAATGAATATAAATAAACCAAAGGACAGCATATGGGACTAAACTGTACTGTTTCTAAAAATGAACTCCTGGAAGGCCTAAACAGTCTACAAAATATCACCAACAAAAAGGGGACACTTGCCATACTTGCCAATGTCCTCATAGAATCCTCAACGGATGGAATCATACTGACAGGTACGGACCTTGAGGTGGGATCGCGTCTCTTTGTTCCAGCAGAGATAAAGGAACCGGGCAAGCTGACACTTCCATCGAAAAAAATATTTGAGATAGTCAGAGAGTCTGGCATCGGCAATATAGACCTGCAGGAAACCGAGAACAGCTGGGCTGTGATAAAGGCCGGACTCAGTACGTATAACCTTGCCGGCATAGGAAGCGATGAGTATCCTGAATTCCCGGAATATGAAGAAGACGCTTTCGTTTCCTTTGAGGCTCACATCTTTCTTGATTTGATAGACAAGATTATCTACTCCATTGCCAGCGAGCAGGAGAATATTTATTCCTTAACTTCCGTTCTTTTTGAAAAGGATAAGAAGGAAGAGCAGTCGTATCTGCGCATGATTTCCTCAGATGGCCACAGACTTTCGATCATGGAAAAGGATGTCGCAACCGACGTAGATCAACTCAATATCAACGAAATAACCCTGATACCCAAAAAAGGTATCCAGGAGCTGAAGAAATTCTGCGAAAACAGGGATACCATAGAAATCTCCTTTGAGAAAAAACAGATGGTTGTCCGCGATGGTGAAGCTGTCATGGTCATTCGTCTTAAACAGGGTGAGTTTCCTCAATACAGGGCTATTGTCGACGCCGTCAAGCTTGATAATTGCCTGGAGATAAGCAGAATCCCTTTTCTTGAATCTCTGAAGCGGATCAACCTCTTTACCGAAGACATTTTTCACACCATTCAATTAAAAATTGAAAATGGGTCTATGGTGCTTACCTCACAAAATGCAGATCTGGGCAATGCCAAAGATGAACAAAATGTTATCTACTCAGGTGATCCTCTAATTCTAGGTTTTAACTGTAGATATTTTATTGAAACACTCCAGGTAATGGAATGTGATACGGTCAAGGCATATATAAACTCCAATAATAGCCCATGCCTTATGAAATCGGATGACGATAAGGGTTTTCTCAGTATCATCATGCCAATGCAGCTCTAAAAAGAAAGCTGTCCCAGGGAGGTTGTCCGAGAAGAGGAATTTTCAAAGGTTCAAGCACTGCCATTTGGAGTTGATAGAAGTTCTGTGCTTACCTGAGCATCATTGATTCTCGGGAAATAACGCGGAGATGGCCGGTATGCGAAGACTCCTCCAAAACAAGATGGCTTGCCTTTTCAATTTTTAAGAAGGAAAAAAAGTGACTGAAGAAAAATCAAAGTATAGTGCGGAAAATATCAAAGTGCTTGACGGCCTGGAAGCTGTAAGGAAGAGACCGTCAATGTACATTGGTAACACGGCCCTTGAAGGTTTACACCATCTTATCTGGGAAGTGGTCGATAATAGTATAGATGAGGCTTTAGCCGGATATTGTAAAAGAATACGTGTAACCATTCATGAAGATAATGCGGTTTCGGTAGAAGATGACGGTAGAGGCATACCGGTAGAGCCCCACCCTACCGAGAAGATATCTGCTCTTGAACTGGTCATGACGACTTTACACGCCGGTGGAAAGTTTGATCATTCAACGTATAAGGTTTCAGGTGGTCTGCACGGGGTCGGTGTTTCCGTTGTCAATGCTCTGTCCATCGAGGCCTCGGCAAAAATCAAAAGAAACGGCAGTGCTTATCTGCAAAATTATGAACGTGGTCAGAAAATTGGAGATGTCGAAGTTATAGGGAGTACAGACAAAACGGGAACCCTCATAAAATTTAAGGCTGATCCTGAAATTTTCACTGAAACAACTTCATATGATTATGAACTTGTTAAAAACAGGCTGAGAGAACTGGCCTTTTTAAATAAGAATATCCGCATCTACCTCAAGGATGAACGAACCGGCGCCGAAGATAAATTTCATGCGGAAGGCGGAATAAATTCATATGTCGAGTATCTTAATAGAAAACGGACTCCCCTTATCCCCGAACCCATTTATATACGAGGCGAAAAGGACGATGTCATAGTAGAAATTTCGCTTCAGTATTTCGATGGCTATTCCGAGAGACTCTTTTCTTTCGTTAATAACATCAATACCCGTGAGGGCGGCAGTCATGTCGCCGGTTTCAGATCGGCGCTCACTAAATGTATCAACAGGTATGCCAGTGACGATATTATCCCAAAAAATCTGCGGGAAAAGATGGGTGGAGATGATGTTCGAGAGGGTCTTACCTGTGTAATTTCCGTACATGTCCCAAATCCTCAGTTTGAAGGGCAGACCAAAACCAAACTGGGTAATTCAGAGGTTAAATGGATAGTAGATTCGATCTGCACCGAAAAACTGGTGCTCTTTCTGGAGCAGAACCCTCAGATAGCCAAAAAAATTCTAACTAAGGCCGTTGAAGCTGCACGAGCACGGGAAGCTGCCAAAAGAGCACGTGATCTCAGTCGCAAGAAAGGGTCGACAAGCCTTCTTATGGCTGGAAAACTTGCTGAGTGTCAGGAAAAAGATCCGGCAAACCGGGAAATTTTCATAGTTGAGGGAGATTCGGCCGGTGGTTCCGCAAAACAGGGTCGTGACAGAAAAACCCAGGCCATACTGCCTCTACGCGGAAAAATTATGAATGTCGAAAAGGCCAGGTTCGACAAAATTCTCGGCAGTGAGGAAATAAAGCAGCTCATTGCAGCTTTAGGCTGCGGCATAGGAAAGGATGAATTTGACGTCGAAAAACTGAGGTATCATAAAATCATAATAATGACCGATGCCGACGTTGACGGTGCACATATACGTACACTGTTGTTAACATTCTTTTACCGGCAGATGCTGCCGGTCCTGCAGCATGGTTTTATCTACATCGGACAACCGCCCTTATTCAGACTAGGCAGAGGGAAAAAGGAAAAATATTTTCTGGAGGAGGCCGATCTGAACAGCTATCTCTTCCAGGAAGCCAGCAAAAAAATGAGTATCGGCTTTGTAGACAGCGACACCTTCATAGAAGGTGAAGAAATGGTGACTTTGCTCGAAAAAATTTCTACCTATGAGCGTATTGTCAATTATCTGAGCCGTATGAACATCTGGGAAGATATGCTGCATTACCTGCTTACCCATAAAGTCAAATCTGCAGATCAGTTTAGCGATAAGGAGTTTGTCGAGCGTCTTGTCCGGGAATTGGACAGCGAGAAACTCATTATTGGAAACATCCGGTCCTGCCGGTGGCGCCCAGACTGTTATGAAGTGGACATTGCCATCCGTGGCAAAGTTCAGGAGATGGTTACTCTTGGCCCGGAAATCCCCCTGATAAAAGAGTATAGATCTGCTCTTGATCTCTTTCCTCTGCTGAAAGAGTACATAGAATCGGCCTTTATTCTGCGATTATCCCCAAAAGGTGGACAGGAAAAAGACATACCGTGTGATAATTGGAAAAAAATGGTCGAGACCGTTCGCACCGAATCATTTCGCGGCAGTCATCTGCAGCGTTACAAGGGTTTGGGTGAGATGAATCCGGAACAGCTTTGGGAAACCACCATGAATCCAGAAAATCGCGTCCTGGTGCGGGTAAACATTGAGGACGCTGAAAAGGCTGACGATATGTTTACTACGCTCATGGGTGATAAGGTTGAGCCGCGGCGGGAGTTTATCCAAAATCATGCTCTCGAAGTAACTGATCTCGACATATAAGTTAAAATCATAGAGAAGACGTATTCATGACTAATGATATAGAAGCACCAAAAGAGAAATTCCCCGGAATCTCCATAGAAAAAGAATTAAAAAAATCGTATCTCGATTACGCCATGAGCGTAATTATCGGCAGGGCCCTGCCCGATGTACGCGATGGTCTCAAACCGGTACATAGAAGGGCTCTTTTCGCCATGAGAGAGCTGGGGGTATTCTACAATCGTCCTTATGTTAAATCGGCAAGAATTGTCGGTGATGTCATAGGTAAATATCATCCTCACGGAGATACCGCCGCCTATGACACCATTGTCAGAATGGCGCAGGATTTTTCCATGCGCTATCCTCTGGTGGATGGACAGGGCAACTTCGGTTCACTTGATGGCGATTCTCCCGCGGCCATGCGTTACACGGAAGCGAGAATGACCAGGATAGACAGAGAAATTGTAGATGATCTCGACAAGGAAACAGTCGATTTCGTCCCCAACTACGATAACTCCCTGAATGAACCAGCGGTTATGCCGAGCAAGATTCCAAATCTGCTTATTAATGGTTCTTCAGGAATTGCCGTGGGTATGGCAACCAATATTCCGCCGCATAACCTTACCGAGGTTATTAACGGACTTATTGAAATGATCGATGATCCCAATATAACTGTACATCAGCTTATATCAATTATTTCCGGACCTGATTTCCCTACCGGCGGCATAATCTGTGGCAGAGCCGGTATCCGGGAAGCCTATGAAACCGGGCGCGGTATTATTACTTTGCGGGCCTTGACGCATATTGAGAAATCAAAGGATGGCAGCAGAGAATCTATTATAATCACCGAAACTCCCTACCAGCAGAATAAAGCTCTTCTGGTTGAAAAGATAGCTCAACTGGTCAAGGACAAGAGAATCAGTTCCATCTCGGAAATTCGCGACGAATCCGACAGACAGGGAACCCGGGTTGTCCTTGATCTGAAAAGGGGCGAGGTTGCTGAAATAGTGGTCAACCAGCTCTATAAAATGACACCGCTGCAAAGATCATTCGGCATAATTTTTCTGGCTATTGTTAATAACAAACCTGAAATACTAAATATTAAACAAATACTCGAGTATTTCATTTTACATCGTAAGGTTGTCATCTACAGAAGGACTGCCTTTGAATTGAGAAAGGCCGAAGAAAAGGCGCATTTACTCGAAGGCTTGAATATTGCCATAAATAACCTCGATGAGGTTGTCGCCCTTATTAAAGGATCGAAAAATCCAGCTGAAGCCAAAACGGGGCTTATTTCCAGGTTTGATCTCTCTGAAATACAAGCTCAAAGCATCCTTGATATGAGGCTGCAGCGGCTCACGGGTCTTGAGCGGGATAAAATAGCCGAAGATTATAAGAATAT includes these proteins:
- the gyrB gene encoding DNA topoisomerase (ATP-hydrolyzing) subunit B; protein product: MTEEKSKYSAENIKVLDGLEAVRKRPSMYIGNTALEGLHHLIWEVVDNSIDEALAGYCKRIRVTIHEDNAVSVEDDGRGIPVEPHPTEKISALELVMTTLHAGGKFDHSTYKVSGGLHGVGVSVVNALSIEASAKIKRNGSAYLQNYERGQKIGDVEVIGSTDKTGTLIKFKADPEIFTETTSYDYELVKNRLRELAFLNKNIRIYLKDERTGAEDKFHAEGGINSYVEYLNRKRTPLIPEPIYIRGEKDDVIVEISLQYFDGYSERLFSFVNNINTREGGSHVAGFRSALTKCINRYASDDIIPKNLREKMGGDDVREGLTCVISVHVPNPQFEGQTKTKLGNSEVKWIVDSICTEKLVLFLEQNPQIAKKILTKAVEAARAREAAKRARDLSRKKGSTSLLMAGKLAECQEKDPANREIFIVEGDSAGGSAKQGRDRKTQAILPLRGKIMNVEKARFDKILGSEEIKQLIAALGCGIGKDEFDVEKLRYHKIIIMTDADVDGAHIRTLLLTFFYRQMLPVLQHGFIYIGQPPLFRLGRGKKEKYFLEEADLNSYLFQEASKKMSIGFVDSDTFIEGEEMVTLLEKISTYERIVNYLSRMNIWEDMLHYLLTHKVKSADQFSDKEFVERLVRELDSEKLIIGNIRSCRWRPDCYEVDIAIRGKVQEMVTLGPEIPLIKEYRSALDLFPLLKEYIESAFILRLSPKGGQEKDIPCDNWKKMVETVRTESFRGSHLQRYKGLGEMNPEQLWETTMNPENRVLVRVNIEDAEKADDMFTTLMGDKVEPRREFIQNHALEVTDLDI
- the gyrA gene encoding DNA gyrase subunit A encodes the protein MTNDIEAPKEKFPGISIEKELKKSYLDYAMSVIIGRALPDVRDGLKPVHRRALFAMRELGVFYNRPYVKSARIVGDVIGKYHPHGDTAAYDTIVRMAQDFSMRYPLVDGQGNFGSLDGDSPAAMRYTEARMTRIDREIVDDLDKETVDFVPNYDNSLNEPAVMPSKIPNLLINGSSGIAVGMATNIPPHNLTEVINGLIEMIDDPNITVHQLISIISGPDFPTGGIICGRAGIREAYETGRGIITLRALTHIEKSKDGSRESIIITETPYQQNKALLVEKIAQLVKDKRISSISEIRDESDRQGTRVVLDLKRGEVAEIVVNQLYKMTPLQRSFGIIFLAIVNNKPEILNIKQILEYFILHRKVVIYRRTAFELRKAEEKAHLLEGLNIAINNLDEVVALIKGSKNPAEAKTGLISRFDLSEIQAQSILDMRLQRLTGLERDKIAEDYKNILQEIDHLRAILADEHKVMQIIKDEFTEIRDTYGDERRTQIIDAVDELLPEDLIAPEDMAVTVTHTGYIKRNPLSLYRSQRRGGKGIKGVNNIEEDFVSDLYVASTLDTFLFFTNYGKVFWRKVYQLPQAGRTARGKAIVNLLELAEGEKVAAILPVSSFDDDDKSKSIMMVTKFGRVKKTSLHEFKKPLRKGKRALTINDGDEIIAASILNGDDTVFLLSKKGMSIRFHESDVRIMGRMAAGVRGIRLRNDDIIVGALVITSDEDSILIVTENGYGKRTPVSEYRQQKRGGRGVFGIKQSERNGDVVGAQQVFDNDEVILIADSGKMIRMDLGNLRLIGRTTQGVKLINLEEGEKVVAMDTVAFVEEDDIIEEE
- the dnaN gene encoding DNA polymerase III subunit beta; translation: MGLNCTVSKNELLEGLNSLQNITNKKGTLAILANVLIESSTDGIILTGTDLEVGSRLFVPAEIKEPGKLTLPSKKIFEIVRESGIGNIDLQETENSWAVIKAGLSTYNLAGIGSDEYPEFPEYEEDAFVSFEAHIFLDLIDKIIYSIASEQENIYSLTSVLFEKDKKEEQSYLRMISSDGHRLSIMEKDVATDVDQLNINEITLIPKKGIQELKKFCENRDTIEISFEKKQMVVRDGEAVMVIRLKQGEFPQYRAIVDAVKLDNCLEISRIPFLESLKRINLFTEDIFHTIQLKIENGSMVLTSQNADLGNAKDEQNVIYSGDPLILGFNCRYFIETLQVMECDTVKAYINSNNSPCLMKSDDDKGFLSIIMPMQL